The window CATCCTTATACACAAATGATAAATAAGAATGGTAGATCTTTGGTCTTCAAAGGTTTCTACCTTCATTATGTGACAGCTATGTGACAGCATTATGTGACAGAACCTGTTACGTTAAGCAAAATTGTTTTACTACTGCCTTTATGGTAAATCTCAGTTGAGTTAACAGCCAGGTCCAGTTGCTCACTGTGATCAAGCTTTGGATAACCATGACTTGGACGAATCAGGAACCGACATGGACGCACAACCTATGTTTACCTATACTACAGGCGTGGGCAAATTACCTGCTTGACGGAGGCCTGCAGTCTTTCGGTGCTTTTATATTCCACTTTATTTCAGTGTTGGATTCACTTATTGATTATGTTCCAttaaaaattgatttatttcaaattaaattattttaaaagcttttcaaGTAAATTCCACTGATGCAGCCTAGTCGACTGAACTGCCATTTAGAACTTGCACGTATATTTCTTGGTATTTCTTTAGGAAGTGACCTGGATTCCTGTCTTGACTCTGACCTTGCAAAGACGACAAGGGAGCCTTGGGGTCAAGCCTCCTGTAAACCTGCACAGGATGACCAGCTGAGGAGGGAGCGGCGCTTGATGAAGAACAGGTAGAGATTATTTCCTCACTGCAGCTTTGATGGGAAATTCCACAAAACCAGACAAATAAAATGCCTTTTTGCTGTGTCTGTAGTAACTGTTGTGTCCGATTGTAGGGAAGCAGCTCGAGAATGTCGGAGAAAGAAGAAGGAATATGTCAAATGTCTGGAAAACCATTTGGCCATGCTGGAGAACCAAAACAAGACTCTGATCGAGGAGCTCAAagcattaaaatacatttatagTCACAAGGGCCAGTaaaaatgctgtgtgtgtgtgtgtgtgtgtgtgtgtgttttatacaGACGACACTGCCTTGGAATAAGCCATGTGCCATCATCACCAGCTGGGAAAGAGACTTAAAGTTAATTTTTAATGAGTTCTACTCATTAACTTCAATGGAAAACCTCAGCAGGTTAAACAAAAATCTTCAAGGGTTAGGTTTAGATTTTGGATTAAATTGAAAATGTATCTTTTCACTATTTTTTTTAGACAACGTCATCAGAGTTTGTACTGTTTTGTACTGTTTCTGCCCAGACTGACTACTAGAAATTAGCATGGTAACTTAAAATACAGTGaagtaaattaaaattaaatgtcGGCTTATTTCAGGTCAGGGAGTtcagaaaggaagaggaaaggaagaggataTATGGATCATTTATAGACTCAGATAACAGAAAATCAGGTCCTGAAACCAAGGCAAAGCTATGTGCTCACATGTTTTGATCTTCCCTGCATTGAGCATGATGCTACGACAGCTAAAGAAGAGCATGTTCCATATGTCCCATATTCCGTTAgaatgtaattatttttaatacAGATGTTTGCGTGACTGTTTTATCTCAATACAAGTTAGAGCAAATGCTGATAATTTGTGGAAACTGTTAAGGTCTTGAAATGaattgtctttgtctctgtacaTCATTTAAGAAGTCATTTAGAATGTAATTGTCAACACTTGAACTCTGTTAAAGATTGATTTTGCTGACTGTAAAattaaaaatctatattttaatGTCttctaaaaaaaatctatatgcTTTCATGTGTTTACATCAGTAACAAACCATTTTGATCTGTTCACAATAAACTTCAGTGTTCTGTGACGTATTTAACACATCCTGATTTGATGGGGTTGATGACAGTGAACTATTGCTTTTCTATTGCAACAGGCGGGTATTTGCGCAcccacaaatgtgtgtgttttgggtttgggttttttctgaCTGcattccctcagctctcatttACTTATAAACCTATTACACAAACCAAACAAGTGAGCAAAGAATCCAGTAGCACAGAGATTTACACTGCACCTGGGCCTATTGTGAAACAGTGTTCctgtttaaatgaaaacataGCTGACTTCCTCTTAACAGAAAAAGCTCCACCAGAGACTGTATGTCATGAGGAAGGTCATGCTGCTTGAGCGTCACTGGAGATTACAAAATAAACACGGACACCAATAAACTATTATATCTGCTGACGCTGCTAGATTTATCTGTAGAATGCTTTTATAAACTGGGAACAATTAGTATAAACATTTTTCGTATCTCCCCACAGGAATATTTTAGTGCAATGGAGCCCATTAACCAACAGATGGCAGTGTAGCACCAAGTGTGTGCAActcatttaaacacaatcaGGAAAAATGGAATATGTTCTAAAGTTTTTCTAAGACCAAGCTACTTGCATCAGAGCTCATATGCCGGAGCAgttatatgcatatatatatagctAGTCACTCTGCAGTAATCTCTCTTAATCGCTTTAATCCCACAATATGACCAGTCATCTCATTGGATGCGCACGATCAGTCAGTGCAATATTTAAAACAAGCGCTAAATAATTTAAGCATTTTTTAAAGGCTTTTGCTCAccctttaaaacaacaaatcgCTGTGGTTGCACATCATGTTAATAACATGGACCAAAATACTAGCCTCTTGAACCCCTGGATTTATTTCCCACCAATTGTTGCAGTATTAGAATAATAATATTCTCAAGAGACCATCATGATTATTGCTGCCTTGTTACTACCCACTTGAACCGGAACCTTTTTCGACACAACCAATTCCACTGTTCTATTAAGACGTGTTTATGTTCTACCCAAAACATCGGAAACTCTCCCTTCCTCGTCATAATGGCAGGGTTTTACGGACTGACGTGCTGAGCAAAAAGCTAAAGATAATAAACTCGCTGTActattttaaagctttaataTGCGTGCTTTAGTGGCTATTATATTCTCTTTATTCTAATATTTTACACCTGATGTGAATTATTCAAGCCAAATCATTAAAGAATCGTAGTGGTATCGAAAATTAGTGCAAGAAAGGCCAACTGAGTTACAGATAGAGATAATGTTGTTAGAGTTAGAGATAATGTTGCATATTTATAAAGAGTATGTCCTCTATATAATAGTGAGATTTGATGCCTAAGTGTTTCTAAACAGGGTAGGTCAAATTCCGACTGTATTGGAGTCGATGAAGGCAACACAGTAGCGGATGTAGCGGGCGCAGTTTACAGTCGGTAACCATGTAGCGCCGACATAGAATTATCTTCCTCGGTGAGCCTCAATAAAATTTGCTAATGCGTGTGCATGTCGTTATAAAATGACATCGATTCAGCATGTGTTTATGAAAATAACCTGACGCTCCGGTGGAAATTGAACAGCGAGGGAGTCGAATGGTTACCCGAAGCTATCTGGTGGTCGTTTCTGCCCTCGCTTGGACGTTTCGAAGCGGACGGGCTGGGCTCCATTGACTTATTGGCCGACACCGGcgtttaaatgtcattttcaatGCCTGCGCTTGTTTATTTCACTGTAATCTTAGTGTGAGTTAAGGGTGTGTAACGCCAACGGACACCGGGCTTGGTTTGCCTCTTGCTCCGGTTCTGGCTAACCGCCTTACCGCCCCGCTTCCCACTTGTGCAGCTAATAGCACGACCGGATAAGACGCTGAAGACACCACTGCTGGGTTTAGCCCTCGACTAAAGCTTGCCTACATTATGGGGAACACAACATCCTGCTGCGTGTCATCGAGCCCCAAACACCGAAGGAACAACCACTCCAGACTCGAACCGTACCTGCCGGAGCCGGAGCTGAGCCGGGAGGATACGGGCTGCAACCTGCAGCACATCAGCGACAGAGAGAATTTAGACGGTAAGACGCCAATGAATCTCTTCAAAATCACTTTAATCACTCATTTGCACATCCTTTCTGGGATGCATTGTTTATTCTTAAATATCAAAGCTTTATGATCTCCAGATGCCACTTAATGCACGTGAGATCTTGCAGCACCGGAACCACCCACCCTCAGCACCAGATCACAATGCTCTAATGCTTCCTTTAGTTTATTTTGAAACCATGCAGTTGTTTAGAGTGGGACCACACGGACAAGAAACTGCAAAAGGCCGAACCGAAACGTATCATCGGCAACTGCACAGGAAACTGGATGTACAATAGCAAAAGGAAGTGTCTTCATAATTTAATGCCTGGAATTCTGTGAATCAGTAGAACCTCCGAATGACGGCCTTTTTTTAGGATTCTGAAGTTGGTCCTTGAGTCATTTACACcatgtgttggtgtgtgaaAGGTTGGCGCAGCATGCTGAAGGCCAGGAAGTGTGAATATGTGTTCCAGTGGGAGGTGAGGTGGTGGTTGTCGCTCTCCGTGGCGGAGTATTCATTCACTTGACAGATCTGAACAGAATCGTGGGCACACTCTGCATTTACACCTGATGTCTGCAGCTTCAGTGGGAGCAAGGTTCTGCAAATGTAGTTTTACCTTGATGAATGCTGCAGTGTTCTCAGGAGCTGGAAGCATCGGCTTGGATAGGGGATGTTGTTGCCACTGAGAGGAGCTTGGCCACCTCAGAGTCCGCGTGAACTGTGGAAACACTGAACAAACTGGAATTTAGGTATTTGAATTATGTACCACTGTGGACTCGTGCAAACAGTTTGACAGAACTGTGACTTTAATGGGAAAACCTCGGATTTGTGGAGAGTTTGAGTGCGATTATTTCTGGTGATTAATCTGTTGTAAAGGATCATTTAAACCCGCAGCTGTCGTATGGCCACATAATATTTGGTGGAATGAGGGAGATGCTAAAAACtggttttcttttgtgtttctcctcttctgtttaCCCAAGTCTTTAGGTATTATCCTTTTGGCCATTTGGCCGGGCCTCCAATGACATTCCACAGCTATAAGACTCTATATATCCTTGGAAGGAACTGAGCTGGAACTGAACGGATTGCCAAGTTGCATTCATATGATATCGTAGCCAGATATTAAAGAATCAGTCTTGCAGAAACACTGTCTTGGAGGTTGAACAATTGTGCTCACAAGTTATGTAGATATGTGACCTGGGCTGTTCCAAGCATGTGGTTTCAAAAATACTAACTGCAAACTGCTGACAGTGGTGATGACACGGTGGCGTTAGCACAAACTCAACACAGAGCGCTTATTGAACAGTCCCTCTCCAAGTTTAGGAGTCCTTCAACTGGCCCCTTGTACATGTTTAGCAACTGTAATCAGATTCGTCTGAGTAATTGATTGTTTCTGGTTTACTCTCCACTCAATAGGCTCTTGTTTGttgattgtttattttttttattgtaataTGACCACATATATGATTTAGGGTTGTGGAAATCTTTATATTTTGACATTGGATGAGCATTATTTTTTGAGCATTGGTGggattaaattttaaaataccaTGGCTGGGTATTCCAGACTGGAATCCTTCAGATTTGAAGAATGCTTAAACTGAGATGAAGAGAACTGAGATTGTGAACAGTAGACCTGTTACAGCCACTGCTGTATTTCTACTTAGCCTCTCCAATCCAACTGTTGGGATATTTTTAGGATAAAATGGTCTTCTGATGTAAAATGATGTCTCAGGAATGAAGAGTGAATGGGACAGAGCTCTCACtcagtctgtgttttatttaactaAGACATGTGTAAGTGAGTCTGATCTACAGGCCCAGAATTCATCTGTGTCTCATCAGTGTTAAAGTTAGTTATCTCTGgagcacaggcacacacacatgcacgcatatTGATGAGTCTTGCTTGCAGGCTAATTGAGATCTGGGCTTGGATTATTCATGCCTGGTTGATGAGCCTGGGGAATCTTCTAACTCTAAATTCCAGACTAGTTGGCCTAAATTTAGGGTGTGTAAAATGCGTTTGTTGTATTGTCGCTGAGgtgaaagcagaaataaataatCAGTATCGGTGCTGAAGCGGAAGGATTCGGAGCTTGTCCAGTCTCCCAGGCATGATAGCTGAATTTTAGAGCTTGGCTTGGATGTGTGATGCAGCCCAGCAGGAGATGCAGCCATGCACTGTTTTTGAATGCTGGTTAAAACCAAATCTAGACCCTCCGCTGGTACTATCATGTCTTTGGATTTGGAGTCAGAACAGCTGCAGTCTTCTTTAGCCGTGCCTTAAATTCTAAACTAAATCATACATCCACATCGCCTTTGTCAATCATTTGCAGGCAATGGGATCAGAGATCACAGAACACAGAGCGGGTTCTCGTGTCCTTTTGGTGGCTcagatgagaaaccagaactGATTCACAGTTCATTTCTGATGCTGCAGAAAGCAGAAGCGAACGCTGCTCACATCTCCGACTCAACCCAGATCTGTGGACTAGACAGACACCCAGAATCATGTCCCAGTTTGACCAGGCTGCATTGCCATCTGTGGCCAACCAGTCTATTTAGGACCAGTAGCCACGGGTGGATAGAAAACTAGAACTTTACAGTTGCCAAAATTTAAGCATGATGGATATTAAGTAAATGGTGGCTTTAAATGGGTTTCTGTGTGCCCGTGCACGTCAGTGTCACACTAGTGCATCTAATAACGTTTCCTCTGGTGCTCTTCTTGTTATTTTACTGGTTTAATTGGAAATAATTAGAATTATAGAGGAGATCGTTGCTCTCAGATGAAGTGTCGTTAAGGTGTcatcagctttcttttatctcgAATATTCTCATTGTCGGTAATAATGATTTTGACATCCCTTCTCTTGTTTTCCCCAATTTCTTTCCTCCTGTTTGATTTCCATAgacatttttctttcatgtgATGTCAGCCAGTATTTGTGGTTGGAATAGTCGGTCTAGCAGCAAAAGGAAGAGCCACAAGTGTAGTTAGCATCTTTAAGATATCCTACATTTAAAGCCTGTATTCTGTCCACTAACGATGTACACAGCTCATTTGATCTGCCCTTCAATtgtcttttcttgttttaatcTAAATACCTGTCACCTTTTATTGCTGATTCTTCTGTATAAACCCTAATATCTGAAAAAAATAATCCAGAAAAGTCAATCGGAGCAATCCCTGCCTGCACCTGTTTAATTACAGCTAATTACCAGATTTATCCACATGTATTGGCCACTCTCACTGCTGAAGATTTAAACAAATGTCACATCATTCTGGCAACCTCAACCTTCTCAAGCAGGAAACAGATGCAGTTAATTGCTGTACTGTATTCTTTATTGGCGTGCTGATAGCTGCACGGCACCATTCTGGATCCCTCAGGCAGTCAGCAGGGCAGCCAAAACCCAGTATGGGGCCTTCCGGTCTGGGCTGATGTTAAACCCAACACCATCATGGTGACGGGCAGCGCAGTAACACAAATACACCGTTTTTAACTCTCTCCTATTGTGACACTTTGATTTCACAGATACCATTAAAGTCTCACTTCTTCAGTGTGATTAATACAGGGTTTAGTTGAAGAGCACTTTTAAATCCATCCACTCTTTGTTCAGCACCTCCCCAACATTGTTTAAGCTACAGCTCTCTTGcttcacttccttccttccttcagtcCACCTCAGGCTGGAGGAGTCAGGGATGTTAGAACTCTTCACACTAAAGGTCGCTCACACCTTACTTCCTGTGTTAAAATAAGTGCAACGTTTGTTCTTTTGTAGACAAAACACTTCAATATTCCTTTTATAAGTGATGTGATGGACCCACATCATGTGCAACGTTGCTATCACCTTCATATCTCTTTCACTGCTCTTTGCTCTTCTAAACAGTTTTCCCCAGAACCTCGCTGCAACCTCTTCTGTGTgggttcatgtgtgtgtgaggtttttAGAGTggctgtcagacacacagaatTGTTGTAAAGGAGTGCGGGCACAATACTTTAACCTGCTGCAAACTTAAACGGGatatctttcttttcatttatggTACATTTAAAATAGGGGCACAAACAAAACCTTAAATGGACCCATTTTTGCtcgaaaaaaagacatttttccgGTCCTTTATGCTGCCAGTTTTCCCCTCAACCTTTTCATTTTACATCATGCTTTTCCATTGTTGCCAGCCTGTCCCTCGTATGTGTTGGCTGCATTTTCTGTGTTGGTCTCACTGGGTGTTGGTCCCTTTCTGACCCTTCCTGTTTCAGTGACATCATCCAAGAAATAAGGAAGCTGCTCGTGGGGTCGCGTCACACAATAGCTCGGATTCTTGCCCCGTTTCCCTCTGTGCTATTAACATTTAACTTGAGTTACCTTATTTATATTGATTATTGTAGCTTCCTGTGTTTTTAAGTTTGTCCAGGATATTAAATCAGCTCACCTGGCAGCCATAAAATTCTTTGAGCTAATTTCATCCTACTGTTCAAACAGCAGCGGCTTTTTATTCACCTGCCAAGCAAAAGGTCTGGCTAGAAAGATATTGGAAAAAAGAGTATAAATGCGTAACGTAAATGCGATAGAGGTGAATGACAAATTTAATCAGGGCAAAAAACTAGGTCAAAATGCGCTCCTAATTTATTCAGTttgcacagaaacagcagatgTAGTTGATAACAAACCAAGCATAGAGGATGTATCAGAAagtttaaaaagagagagatatCAAAAGATGAGTAGCAGTGTTTGTCTTTGTCATATTTTGTGCCATATTTTGAATTTAGAAAACCGCGATTGGTCTATTCTAAACACACTCTTTCAGTACAACAGGCATTTATTACATTGCGGCTGATATGTTTTAGTCATGGTGTCACCATGTTTATGTTAAGAATCCAATCATCCATTTCAAATCCTTCTCACAGTGGAAGAAGTGACACTTCTTGCTTCATAACTTCAAACCTGAATCAGCATAAATGGAGTCTATTAAATGGGCTCCATCTGAAATTAATCACTGTCTCATTTAATATTACGACTATAAATGCTGCTATGACAGTCAGTTGCCTCCAGCTGGTGAGAGTCAGACTTCCTCACAGGGTCGATTAGCTCACCTAAATCTATTTTTCTTGTATATTTAATTCAGTTTATATCGTCTTATGTTGTCACCGTGTGTACACATAATGTTCTTTTCTGGTATTGACTTTGCACATTGTTTTACTAACCACTCCAGAGACCAAACAGCCTATAATACCAACTTTTAAAAGTCTTGACCCTTTTTTTCACCAATACTCATATAGAATGAATATGTTTACCAGAAATAGAGAGATTTCAAAACAATTATGATTTTCCAATTTCTTGTTTCTTTCCACATgaccagcacttcctgtttcagtggTGTGGGCATTCCTAGTGTGTTCACAAGGCTTCAATGTGTTCTGGACAAAGGTCAAATCTGAATTATTATGAATGAGGATCATGTTTGTCACTTAAATAAGCTTTTCAGCCTGTCAggctgttttactttgttttaatGCATTAAGGCCTCACCTTCACCACAGTGTTGCGACTCCAGTGGACAGAACGTTCTGCTGGCTGGAGTTTGGTGTGTCTGTTGTAGCCATTCACCTTAGCTTTAGGTCCATTCTAAGAGGACTGATTCTGTTACTTCTGCTCCCAGATCTTCCAATGGAGTACAATCCTTCTGATCATCCTCGGGCCAGCACCATCTTCCTCAGCAAGTCACAGACTGATGGTAAGAATATTTCTGAGCCTTTTTCCCCCATGTTGTCTCAGAGGAGGCATCAGTAAACCCAGTAGAGATCTTTAGCCCTCTGACTGATTATCACAGACCCTCAagaatgtaaaacatgattccAACGTAAATGTGGAGCAGCCTGTATCAGTCTCAAATGTATCCTTAATAGATTCTGATAGCCTCCAGTAGGCCTCCAGTGTGAGAAAGGTTTCCTCACAGATCTAAAGCTCTGCATCGATACTCTTCATCGGCCTGTTTTTATCCACTGCAAAGTCTCGTGACTTCTGCAAAAATATCCCAGCAGCCTCAAACTCTGAGATTAAGTGTTTTCATCATCTCTATCAGAAGCTAAAGCTGTGGTTGTCTGCATCCAGCAGAGAAACAAGGATACGTTTTAATCACACTGAATATGAGGTAGCTGAGGATCAGGTATCTCACATCACTTTCAGTTAATCAATACTCTCTTCTATTTGGTATTAAGAGGCTTGTTAGTGATTTGTAGCTCAAAAACTGACTATCGATTGGATGTTGGGGTCTGGTGCTTGAATATATCTGATGAGCCTATTACAGCTTTTGTGTGAACATCTGCCTCCATGTTTTCTCAGCATATACAAATACCAGCTATAGGACACAATCGGAACCCTTTTAATCTGTAGCCCGTTGCACTTGCCATCAAGAAACATAGAGAAACCTTgaactttgtgttttttcagTTGCCGTTCACAGTAAAAGAGGTAAgattctgagtgtgtgtctggtcTGGGTAAGCAGGCAGTCTCGTGCTTACCCTGTGTTTGGACCTGTCATAAAATCTATTAAAGTCCCGTTTTCAGTCTTCAGTTAGCCGGCGGTGTCTCTTTGCTCCCAGGCTGCTCATCTTCATGTCATTCTGTGTGCGCCTCATATCATGCACATAAATAGAGTTCTGCTAGCAATCAACTGTTGTTATTTCAGAGGAGGCAGCGGTTTAAAGCACACCTTTAATGGGATTCATGGCTTTGTGTGGAAGTGTTTCCAAACATTGTACGCATGTGTTATTAATGTCATACGGAGTAATTAGAGACTTTAAATGGCTCATCTTTTCTCACATTTAAGAAAGATGCTGTAggtcattta is drawn from Takifugu flavidus isolate HTHZ2018 chromosome 17, ASM371156v2, whole genome shotgun sequence and contains these coding sequences:
- the LOC130513539 gene encoding cyclic AMP-dependent transcription factor ATF-1-like is translated as MAVTKETEAGSDLDSCLDSDLAKTTREPWGQASCKPAQDDQLRRERRLMKNREAARECRRKKKEYVKCLENHLAMLENQNKTLIEELKALKYIYSHKGQ